Proteins from a single region of Pseudorasbora parva isolate DD20220531a chromosome 22, ASM2467924v1, whole genome shotgun sequence:
- the cfap92 gene encoding uncharacterized protein cfap92 yields MSTMDFTDSASPDMKRSEDLALNAELPTDCGPGADDSEDPYMAMPETSSVDGKTIITTDSSYTVTFTVSIALAIFKEDEEDERKKGPTKDPSSDVVKAPRAEGYYCVEYNLLPDEPEPIRADLVMFGAAAKLYMANETKVLKPWREGNQVWVSWSQNHKINVTRELLIKMASHKVTVRVWDSKDKISFKARNDRPKAFRLPQERSEEDPDQMGGIRKMLFKMRDIYEKENRRTRKSMKHSKDPVSADYRKRLELHSPTEITPTKTMLFQKTMIAELQGVKQEKEAASLEFSFSPLLAGSMMLTDSLGFCSREVKDGFWNITLDQPLISEQLKAELNPLVITILSASCLPSSPIPFHVLKEKCLPVYCQYKFHKMPIYRTKGHDHNANIYFKDVNVIFTGPNPGKLFEFLRGPPMEIEVHDRDRKNEKSSRKPAVFGTYLNDAKLANIDLWTIHNALKADTEHHDPYGIAKLDLSDLLLGCKYLKLTLPIRCSASAKNEQRSSLEIPSDTAIPASNYLEADAQLKVQVQIAYPLNPKDGNNERDCPFGRIIYVFKYNNTRILAKLTSEILQINADAFQLNHYPEETIQRVLSGHKISAKEREHKRLNVLTGFHMMDTALHLFVLEGLKDQAVKRLWTRVPMKLDDNEEEQVTVRYNSGLSFSERLYDMLDMGLSPICLLKPLETIMTEPLVFIRNIVPRSCLEAMKRISQIRRAKLLQEAVRLNLFPSADMVLSLSKEFGSDHGREKLWMVTESQQSQDIPDHRNIRKRTQIPLDNFNTEYFQWKQNEGNNVKNFIQANIEKVHRASSDIQKSTPNALLPNVTDGETIHYHNVQTMNSPTRVGELLYRELSKDSTCIRFSNPGFMSSFESNQHPKHPDDARIEELRMPWRENILHGNKLKPTLSRSRQPWIFRYQDFELYSKPPIQFGPELPLSIHLAGEALHEEQLQAAHAQCNWRQRKMLHGESSTGSERLPEFKCHMKKAGLDKLQDILKDKPMKNALKKPGMALKVQNKKPRLPKLTLLQKIKICMTVKYHFLNYVNFIVR; encoded by the exons ATG AGCACAATGGACTTTACGGACTCAGCATCACCTGACATGAAGAGAAGTGAAGATTTGGCTTTAAACGCCGAACTCCCCACAGACTGTGGACCAGGTGCTGACGACAGTGAAGATCCATATATGGCGATGCCAGAAACCAGTTCTGTGGACGGAAAAACCATAATCACAACAGATTCCAGCTACACCGTTACCTTTACGGTCAGCATTGCATTAGCGATCTTTAAAG aagatgaggaggatgaaagaaagaaagggcCAACGAAAGACCCATCCAGTGATGTGGTGAAGGCCCCCAGAGCTGAGGGCTATTATTGCGTTGAGTACAACTTGCTGCCTGATGAGCctgaaccaatcagagcggaTCTAGTGATGTTCGGTGCTGCGGCTAAACTCTACATGGCGAATGAGACTAAG GTGCTGAAGCCTTGGCGAGAAGGAAACCAGGTGTGGGTGAGCTGGTCTCAGAATCATAAAATCAACGTGACCAGGGAGCTCCTAATTAAAATGGCTTCCCATAAGGTCACAGTTAGAGTATGGGACAGCAAAGACAAGATATCATTCAAAGCCAGGAATGACAGACCCAAAGCTTTCAGACTACCACAGGAGCGGTCCGAAGAGGATCCAGATCAAATGG GTGGCATCAGGAAGATGCTTTTTAAGATGAGAGATATTTATGAGAAGGAGAACAGGAGAACAAGGAAATCTATGAAACACAGCAAAGATCCAGTCTCAGCTGATTATAGGAAACGTTTGGAGCTTCACTCTCCCACAG aaaTAACACCCACTAAGACAATGCTCTTCCAGAAAACCATGATTGCAGAACTCCAGGGGGTCAAACAGGAAAAGGAGGCCGCCTCACTGGAATTCAGTTTTTCTCCTCTTCTTGCAG GGAGCATGATGCTCACTGACTCCCTGGGATTCTGTTCCCGAGAAGTAAAAGATGGATTCTGGAATATCACTCTGGATCAGCCACTTATATCTGAGCAGCTAAAGGCAGAACTCAATCCACTAGTCATCACAATTTTATCTGCTTCTTGTCTGCCATCATCTCCCATTCCTTTCCATGTGCTTAAG GAGAAATGTCTTCCTGTCTACTGCCAGTACAAGTTCCACAAAATGCCTATTTACAGAACCAAAGGCCATGATCACAATGCTAATATCTACTTTAAAGATGTGAATGtgatttttaccggtccaaatCCTGGTAAGCTGTTCGAGTTCCTTAGAGGTCCACCTATGGAGATCGAAGTCCATGATCGGGAtagaaaaaatgaaaaatcctCAAGAAAACCTGCTGTATTTGGGACTTACCTCAATGATGCCAAACTAGCAAATATAGATCTATGGACTATTCATAATGCCTTAAAGGCAGACACGGAACACCATGATCCATATGGAATAGCAAAACTAGACCTTTCCGATCTTCTCCTAGGATGCAAATATTTAAAGCTGACATTGCCCATTAGGTGTTCTGCTTCTGCAAAAAATGAACAGAGAAGTTCTTTGGAGATTCCCTCAGATACCGCAATACCAGCGAGTAATTATCTGGAAGCTGATGCCCAACTAAAGGTTCAGGTGCAGATAGCTTACCCACTCAATCCTAAAGATGGCAATAATGAAAGAGATTGTCCCTTTGGTCGCATCATTTATGTCTTTAAGTATAACAATACTCGCATCTTAGCCAAACTGACATCCGAAATTCTACAAATTAATGCAGATGCCTTCCAACTAAATCATTATCCAGAAGAAACAATTCAAAGGGTCCTATCTGGTCATAAAATAAGTGCCAAAGAAAGAGAGCACAAAAGGCTGAATGTTCTCACTGGATTTCATATGATGGATACGGCTCTACACCTTTTTGTTCTGGAAGGATTGAAGGATCAAGCAGTCAAAAGACTTTGGACTAGAGTGCCTATGAA GTTGGATGACAATGAGGAGGAACAGGTGACTGTGCGGTATAACTCAGGATTGAGTTTCTCTGAGCGGCTGTATGACATGCTTGACATGGGTCTGAGTCCGATCTGCCTTCTGAAGCCACTTGAGACCATTATGACGGAGCCTCTGGTGTTTATCAGAAATATAGTTCCCCGTTCCTGTCTTGAAGCCATGAAACG TATAAGCCAAATCCGCCGAGCCAAGTTGCTTCAAGAAGCGGTGCGCCTCAACCTGTTCCCATCAGCCGACATGGTTCTCAGTTTAAGCAAGGAGTTTGGATCGGATCACGGGAGAGAAAAGCTATGGATGGTAACAGAGTCCCAGCAATCTCAGGATATTCCTGATCATCGTAACATTAGAAAGAGAACTCAAATACCTCTAGACAACTTCAACACAGAATATTTCCAATGGAAACAGAATGAGGGCAATAATGTGAAAAACTTCATTCAG gcaaATATCGAAAAAGTCCATAGGGCGAGTAGCGACATACAAAAGTCAACGCCTAATGCACTTTTGCCTAATGTAACTGATGGCGAGACCATCCATTACCACAATGTTCAAACAATGAACTCTCCAACTCGTGTTGGAGAACTGCTCTACAGAGAACTTTCAAAG GACTCCACATGTATTCGCTTCTCTAACCCAGGTTTCATGAGCAGTTTTGAATCTAACCAGCACCCAAAGCATCCAGACGATGCACGGATTGAGGAGCTGAGAATG CCTTGGAGAGAAAACATTCTCCATGGGAATAAACTGAAGCCAACGCTTTCCAGATCCAGGCAGCCATGGATCTTCAGATATCAGGATTTTGAACTTTACTCTAAGCCCCCGATACAGTTTGGACCAGAGCTCCCCCTGAGCATCCATTTGGCTG GAGAGGCTCTCCATGAGGAGCAGCTCCAGGCTGCACATGCTCAGTGCAACTGGCGGCAGAGGAAGATGTTGCATGGCGAGAGCTCAACAGGAAGCGAAAGACTTCCAGAGTTCAAATGTCACATGAAGAAAGCCGGCCTGGATAAGCTACAAGACATACTTAAGGACAAGCCCATGAAAAATGCTCTGAAAAAGCCAGGAATGGCTTTAAaagtacaaaacaaaaaaccgAGGCTTCCCAAATTGACATTACtgcagaaaataaaaatatgcatgacagtcaaatatcattttttaaattatgtaaatTTTATTGTTAGATAA
- the acad9 gene encoding complex I assembly factor ACAD9, mitochondrial encodes MSLNKLTRLTNTVKLGRNLFAPRVAQTGDGLHHLQSRRCVRSSARSLAYAKDLFLGKVNKAEVFPYPEISNEELEEINQLVQPVEKFFSEDVDSKKIDHEAVIPPETLNGLKELGLFGIQIPEEYGGLGLSNTMYARLGEITSLDGAIAVTLAAHQAIGLKGILIAGNDAQKAKYLPKLATGEHIAAFCLTEPGSGSDAASIQTRATMAEDGKHFLLNGTKFWISNGGWADIMTVFARTEVVDKDGQKKDKITAFIVERAFGGVTSGKPEDKLGIRGSNTCEISFEDTKVPIENVIGEVGGGFKVAMNILNNGRFSMGSAGAGVIKKLMELTSEYAGTRKQFNRSLSEFGMIQEKFATMAINAFVMESMAYLTAGMMDRPGVPDCSLEAAMVKVFSSEGSWICVSEALQVLGGLGFTKNYPYERYLRDCRILQIFEGTNEILRMYIALTGMQYAGKILTGKIKEMKKGNVGVVFEILGKKLKDSLVKTVDFGLTGKDGVVHPSLTESAKMFEQNSALFGSTVESLLYRYGKTIVEEQLVLKKVADVLINLYAMTAVLSRTSRSISIGLRNHDHEVLLTNTFCKDAYFKNNFLLTQLQKNSPENNDANIKKIAQEVLAKRAYVCSHPLDRTF; translated from the exons ATGAGTCTCAACAAACTTACTCGTTTGACAAATACGGTCAAGCTTGGAAGGAATTTGTTCGCTCCACGAGTCGCGCAAACAGGAGATGGTCTGCATCACCTTCAGTCGCGTCGCTGCGTTAGATCTAGTGCGAGGAGTTTGGCATATGCCAAAGATCTGTTCCTGGGCAAAGTAAACAAG GCTGAAGTCTTTCCCTATCCAGAAATTAGCAACGAAGAATTAGAGGAGATCAACCAACTTGTTCAGCCTGTAGAGAAGTTTTTCAGTGAAGATG TTGATTCTAAGAAGATTGACCATGAGGCCGTAATTCCTCCTGAGACTTTGAATGGGCTGAAGGAACTGGGGCTGTTTGGCATCCAGATACCTGAAGAATATG GCGGTCTGGGCCTCTCAAACACCATGTATGCCAGATTAGGAGAGATCACGTCTTTAGATGGCGCTATTGCGGTCACACTTGCAGCACATCAAGCCATTGGCCTGAAG GGCATTTTAATTGCTGGAAATGATGCTCAGAAGGCAAAATACCTACCCAAACTAGCAACAGGAGAGCATATCGCAGCTTTCTGCCTAACTGAACCTGGAAG CGGCAGTGATGCTGCATCTATACAGACACGGGCCACGATGGCAGAAGATGGGAAGCACTTCTTGCTTAATGGCACAAAG TTTTGGATTTCCAATGGCGGATGGGCAGACATCATGACCGTGTTTGCCAGAACAGAAGTTGTTGACAAAGATGGACAAAAGAAAGATAAGATCACAGCTTTCATTGTAGAGAGGGCATTTGGTGGTGTCACCAGTGGCAAACCTGAAGACAAACTGGGCATAAGAGGCTCAAACA CTTGTGAGATCTCATTTGAAGACACCAAGGTGCCAATTGAGAACGTAATTGGTGAAGTCGGTGGTGGTTTTAAG GTCGCCATGAACATCCTGAATAATGGGCGCTTCAGCATGGGCAGTGCAGGTGCAGGGGTGATCAAGAAGCTGATGG AGTTGACATCCGAATATGCAGGCACAAGAAAACAATTCAACAGGAGCCTTTCTGAGTTTGGAATGATTCAG GAAAAGTTTGCTACCATGGCCATAAATGCTTTTGTGATGGAGAGCATGGCTTACCTCACTGCTGGAATGATGGACCGACCTGGAGTCCCAGACTGTTCTCTGGAGGCCGCTATGGTCAAG GTCTTCAGCTCTGAGGGCAGCTGGATCTGTGTCAGTGAAGCCCTGCAGGTTTTAGGAGGCCTGGGCTTTACTAAGAACTACCCCTATGAGCGCTACCTCAGGGACTGCCGTATCCTCCAGATATTTGAG gGCACTAATGAGATTTTAAGGATGTACATCGCACTTACAGGAATGCAGTATGCCGGCAAAATACTAACAGGAAAGATCAA GGAGATGAAGAAGGGAAATGTGGGGGTGGTGTTTGAGATTCTGGGAAAGAAATTGAAGGACTCTCTGGTGAAGACGGTGGACTTTGGACTGACCGGCAAAGATGGTGTTGTGCACCCCAGTCTGACG GAGAGCGCCAAAATGTTTGAGCAGAACTCTGCACTCTTCGGCTCTACTGTGGAAAGCTTACTGTACCGATATGGAAAG ACAATCGTTGAAGAGCAGCTTGTGCTGAAGAAAGTTGCAGATGTGTTAATTAACCTCTACGCCATGACAGCCGTCCTGTCCCGCACCAGTCGCTCCATCAGCATCGGCCTGCGCAATCATGACCATGAG GTGCTGCTCACCAACACTTTCTGCAAGGATGCTTATTTCAAGAACAACTTCTTGTTGACTCAgcttcaaaaaa ATTCCCCGGAGAACAACGATGCCAACATAAAGAAGATCGCCCAGGAAGTCTTAGCCAAGAGGGCGTATGTCTGCTCGCATCCTCTGGACAGGACCTTCTGA